One Drosophila kikkawai strain 14028-0561.14 chromosome 3L, DkikHiC1v2, whole genome shotgun sequence genomic window carries:
- the LOC138928341 gene encoding uncharacterized protein has product MAPRAPWGPSVGRPIGKGCCGRPSGRGCCCCWADVRCGSCWKPARSSSRKPWPIPASWDLRYVSAACARARFTADVIVESTGGLWKRTSFGGDSASNSLSAAAPIASNSSDLSCFGSSGCSSARRRGGVLTNPVENRGGAYPAAPSASVDHISSSWAEGPFDLRSYLSCLSSAIFLLTPKF; this is encoded by the exons ATGGCTCCACGAGCGCCCTGGGGTCCCTCCGTCGGTCGTCCCATAGGAAAAGGCTGCTGTGGCCGTCCCTCTGGCagaggctgctgttgctgttgggcTGACGTCCGCTGCGGCTCCTGCTG GAAGCCAGCCCGCAGCTCGTCCCGCAAACCTTGGCCGATTCCCGCCTCCTGGGACTTGCGGTACGTCTCCGCTGCCTGCGCCAGGGCGAGGTTCACCGCCGACGTGATCGTTGAGTCCACAGGAGGACTCTGGAAGCGTACCTCCTTCGGGGGGGATTCCGCCTCCAACAGCTTGTCAGCTGCTGCCCCGATCGCTTCAAACTCCAGCGACTTGAGCTGCTTCGGCTCCTCtggctgctcctctgcccgTCGTCGCGGTGGAGTCCTCACCAACCCGGTTGAGAACCGCGGCGGCGCGTACCCAGCAGCACCTTCCGCGTCCGTGGACCACATTTCTTCTTCCTGGGCTGAAGGACCCTTCGATCTAAGGTCGTACCTGTCCTGCCTTTCCTctgccatttttttattaactcctaaattctga
- the LOC138928525 gene encoding uncharacterized protein isoform X2 produces MFQRSTLVYCALPPATSQLEYVRSSWNSPARRSSTRQFRRPPSSRRISSTSVDHPGLLQTVSSWYAVLLGGFGGTRGGVLAACPLTVWWLRGMAPRAPWGPSVGRPIGKGCCGRPSGRGCCCCWADVRCGSCWKPARSSSRKPWPIPASWDLRYVSAACARARFTADVIVESTGGLWKRTSFGGDSASNSLSAAAPIASNSSDLSCFGSSGCSSARRRGGVLTNPVENRGGAYPAAPSASVDHISSSWAEGPFDLRGDGPDHPPVDSAPDVLRLQFLPVVPTPAARQLD; encoded by the exons ATGTTCCAGCGCTCCACCCTGGTGTACTGCGCACTGCCTCCCGCTACGTCCCAGTTGGAGTACGTCCGCTCATCTTGGAACTCGCCCGCGCGGCGATCTTCCACTCGCCAATTCCGACGTCCGCCCTCGTCCCGACGGATCTCCTCGACTTCAGTGGACCACCCTGGGCTGCTGCAGACTGTCTCTTCCTGGTACGCGGTTCTCTTGGGTGGCTTCGGTGGAACACGCGGAGGTGTCCTTGCCGCTTGCCCACTGACCGTCTGGTGGCTCCGCGGTATGGCTCCACGAGCGCCCTGGGGTCCCTCCGTCGGTCGTCCCATAGGAAAAGGCTGCTGTGGCCGTCCCTCTGGCagaggctgctgttgctgttgggcTGACGTCCGCTGCGGCTCCTGCTG GAAGCCAGCCCGCAGCTCGTCCCGCAAACCTTGGCCGATTCCCGCCTCCTGGGACTTGCGGTACGTCTCCGCTGCCTGCGCCAGGGCGAGGTTCACCGCCGACGTGATCGTTGAGTCCACAGGAGGACTCTGGAAGCGTACCTCCTTCGGGGGGGATTCCGCCTCCAACAGCTTGTCAGCTGCTGCCCCGATCGCTTCAAACTCCAGCGACTTGAGCTGCTTCGGCTCCTCtggctgctcctctgcccgTCGTCGCGGTGGAGTCCTCACCAACCCGGTTGAGAACCGCGGCGGCGCGTACCCAGCAGCACCTTCCGCGTCCGTGGACCACATTTCTTCTTCCTGGGCTGAAGGACCCTTCGATCTAAG GGGAGATGGACCGGATCACCCGCCGGTGGACTCCGCGCCAGATGTTCTGCGTCTCCAATTCCTTCCTGTCGTccctactccggccgctcGTCAACTGGACTAA
- the LOC138928525 gene encoding uncharacterized protein isoform X1, translated as MARRWRKERGAAPASKTALDLDGLLPQLINGEQLHRVDKTRDSLSQTLLHHFHQVPLWHWPFQARSKGLHGVQVIVYALSWLLLPLQEQVHPLVLRLVALEPVKQRSTQLAPMVQSMLLNVDPIPLQRPSRQQRVEVSQNFSPRTTSLALEVLQTEKESLDVVPLILATKRDVPALHPGVLRTASRYVPVGVRPLILELARAAIFHSPIPTSALVPTDLLDFSGPPWAAADCLFLVRGSLGWLRWNTRRCPCRLPTDRLVAPRYGSTSALGSLRRSSHRKRLLWPSLWQRLLLLLG; from the coding sequence ATGGCGCGTCGCTGGAGGAAGGAACGGGGTGCGGCTCCTGCGTCCAAAACTGCGCTCGACCTCGACGGCCTCCTGCCGCAACTCATCAACGGTGAGCAGCTCCATCGCGTAGATAAAACGCGCGATTCCCTCTCGCAAACCCTTCTTCATCACTTTCACCAAGTGCCGCTCTGGCATTGGCCTTTTCAGGCGAGAAGCAAGGGTCTGCATGGCGTGCAGGTAATCGTCTACGCCCTctcctggctgctgctcccgtTGCAAGAGCAGGTGCATCCTTTGGTGCTCCGTCTCGTGGCTCTGGAACCTGTCAAGCAGCGCTCGACGCAACTGGCTCCAATGGTCCAGTCTATGCTGCTGAACGTGGATCCAATACCACTCCAACGCCCGTCCCGACAGCAACGTGTGGAAGTTTCGCAGAACTTCAGCCCACGGACAACGAGTTTGGCGTTGGAGGTACTCCAGACGGAAAAGGAATCCCTCGACGTGGTTCCTCTCATCCTCGCCACTAAACGAGATGTTCCAGCGCTCCACCCTGGTGTACTGCGCACTGCCTCCCGCTACGTCCCAGTTGGAGTACGTCCGCTCATCTTGGAACTCGCCCGCGCGGCGATCTTCCACTCGCCAATTCCGACGTCCGCCCTCGTCCCGACGGATCTCCTCGACTTCAGTGGACCACCCTGGGCTGCTGCAGACTGTCTCTTCCTGGTACGCGGTTCTCTTGGGTGGCTTCGGTGGAACACGCGGAGGTGTCCTTGCCGCTTGCCCACTGACCGTCTGGTGGCTCCGCGGTATGGCTCCACGAGCGCCCTGGGGTCCCTCCGTCGGTCGTCCCATAGGAAAAGGCTGCTGTGGCCGTCCCTCTGGCagaggctgctgttgctgttgggcTGA